A window from Streptomyces sp. NBC_00271 encodes these proteins:
- a CDS encoding anthranilate synthase component I, whose translation MDLETFRKLATDRRVIPVSRKLLADGDTPVALYRKLAAERPGTFLLESAENGRSWSRYSFIGVRSQATLTERDGQAHWLGTPPVGVPVDGDPLAALRATIEALHTPHGEGLPPFTGGMVGYLGYDIVRRLEKIGPGERDDLKLPELTMLLTSDLAVMDHWDGSVQLIANAINHNDLDTGVDEAYADAVARLDAMEADLSRAVSQPPAALPPSELPEYTALWGGPDFQDAVEDIKERIRAGEAFQVVPSQRFETPCTASALDVYRVLRATNPSPYMYLFRFDGFDVVGSSPEALVKVEDGQAMVHPIAGTRPRGATVQEDQALADELIADPKERAEHLMLVDLGRNDLGRVCEPGSVEVVDFMSIERYSHVMHIVSTVTGRVAAGRTAFDVLTACFPAGTLSGAPKPRAMQIIDELEPSRRGLYGGCVGYLDFAGDSDTAIAIRTALLRDGTAYVQAGAGIVADSDPVAEDDECRNKAAAVLRAVHTANRLAG comes from the coding sequence ATGGACCTCGAGACGTTCCGCAAGCTGGCCACCGACCGCCGTGTCATCCCCGTCAGCCGCAAGCTCCTCGCCGACGGCGACACGCCGGTCGCGCTCTACCGCAAGCTGGCCGCCGAGCGCCCCGGCACCTTCCTCCTGGAATCCGCCGAGAACGGCCGATCCTGGTCCAGGTACTCCTTCATCGGCGTCCGCAGCCAAGCCACCCTGACCGAGCGCGACGGCCAGGCCCACTGGCTCGGCACCCCGCCCGTCGGCGTCCCCGTCGACGGGGACCCGCTGGCCGCCCTGCGCGCCACCATCGAGGCCCTGCACACCCCGCACGGAGAGGGCCTGCCCCCGTTCACCGGCGGCATGGTCGGCTACCTCGGCTACGACATCGTGCGCCGCCTGGAGAAGATCGGCCCCGGCGAGCGGGACGATCTGAAGCTCCCCGAGCTGACCATGCTGCTCACCAGCGACCTCGCCGTCATGGACCACTGGGACGGCTCGGTCCAGCTGATCGCCAACGCGATCAACCACAACGACCTCGACACGGGCGTCGACGAGGCCTACGCGGACGCGGTCGCCCGCCTCGACGCCATGGAGGCCGACCTCTCCCGCGCGGTCTCCCAGCCGCCCGCCGCGCTCCCGCCCTCCGAGCTGCCCGAGTACACCGCCCTGTGGGGCGGCCCGGACTTCCAGGACGCCGTCGAGGACATCAAGGAGCGCATCCGGGCGGGCGAGGCCTTCCAGGTCGTCCCCTCCCAGCGCTTCGAAACGCCGTGCACGGCAAGCGCGTTGGACGTCTATCGCGTACTGAGGGCGACCAATCCCTCCCCGTACATGTACCTCTTCCGCTTCGACGGCTTCGACGTCGTCGGCTCGTCTCCCGAGGCCCTGGTCAAGGTCGAGGACGGGCAGGCGATGGTGCACCCCATCGCGGGCACCCGGCCGCGCGGCGCCACCGTCCAGGAGGACCAGGCCCTCGCCGACGAGCTGATCGCCGACCCCAAGGAGCGCGCCGAGCACCTGATGCTCGTCGACCTGGGGCGCAACGACCTGGGGCGGGTCTGCGAGCCAGGCTCCGTCGAGGTCGTCGACTTCATGTCCATCGAGCGCTACTCGCACGTGATGCACATCGTGTCCACCGTGACCGGACGCGTCGCGGCGGGCCGTACGGCCTTCGACGTGCTCACCGCCTGCTTCCCGGCCGGCACCCTCTCCGGCGCCCCCAAGCCGCGCGCGATGCAGATCATCGACGAACTCGAACCGTCCCGGCGGGGCCTGTACGGCGGCTGCGTCGGCTACCTCGACTTCGCAGGCGACTCCGACACCGCCATCGCCATCCGTACGGCCCTGCTGCGCGACGGCACCGCGTACGTCCAGGCGGGCGCCGGCATCGTCGCCGACTCGGACCCCGTCGCCGAGGACGACGAGTGCCGCAACAAGGCCGCCGCGGTCCTGCGCGCGGTGCACACGGCCAACCGGCTGGCCGGATGA
- the hisI gene encoding phosphoribosyl-AMP cyclohydrolase produces MTSTPPPSSPSGLDPEIAARLKRSADGLVPAIAQQYDTGEVLMLGWMDDEALHRTLTTGRCTYWSRSRREYWVKGDTSGHFQWVKSVALDCDADTILVQVDQVGAACHTGARTCFDEDVLLKEAAPVDTQGADSGVPSLDQ; encoded by the coding sequence ATGACCAGCACGCCCCCGCCCAGCAGCCCCAGCGGCCTGGATCCCGAGATCGCCGCGCGCCTCAAGCGCAGCGCCGACGGACTCGTCCCCGCCATCGCCCAGCAGTACGACACCGGTGAGGTGCTGATGCTCGGCTGGATGGACGACGAGGCGCTGCACCGCACGCTCACCACGGGCCGCTGCACGTACTGGTCGCGCAGCCGCCGGGAGTACTGGGTGAAGGGCGACACCTCCGGCCACTTCCAGTGGGTGAAGTCCGTGGCCCTGGACTGCGACGCCGACACGATCCTGGTCCAGGTCGACCAGGTGGGCGCCGCCTGCCACACGGGCGCCCGTACGTGCTTCGACGAGGACGTGCTCCTCAAGGAGGCGGCCCCCGTGGACACCCAGGGCGCCGATTCCGGCGTACCGTCACTGGATCAGTAA
- a CDS encoding TIGR03085 family metal-binding protein, protein MSTHAKRERLLLADLLEAEGPDAPTLCEGWNTRDLAAHVVVRERRADAAGGLLLKQLAPRLERVQAEFAEKPYEELIQLIRTGPPRFSPFALKQIDEASNTVEFYVHTEDVRRAQPDWTPRPLDPVFQDALWSRLERTARLAGRGAPTGLVLRRPDGQTAVAHRGTPVVTVTGEPSELLMFALGRQKTADVELEGDKDAIAKLSETKQLGL, encoded by the coding sequence ATGTCGACCCATGCCAAGCGTGAACGACTTCTCCTCGCCGACCTGTTGGAGGCCGAGGGCCCGGACGCCCCGACCCTGTGCGAGGGCTGGAACACCCGTGATCTCGCCGCGCACGTGGTGGTGCGCGAGCGCCGCGCGGACGCCGCGGGCGGGCTGCTGCTCAAACAGCTCGCGCCGCGCCTGGAGCGGGTGCAGGCGGAGTTCGCCGAGAAGCCGTACGAGGAGCTGATCCAGCTGATCCGTACGGGGCCGCCACGCTTCTCGCCCTTCGCGCTGAAGCAGATCGACGAGGCGTCGAACACGGTCGAGTTCTACGTCCACACCGAGGACGTGCGGCGGGCCCAGCCGGACTGGACGCCGCGCCCGCTGGACCCGGTCTTCCAGGACGCCCTGTGGTCCCGCCTGGAGCGCACCGCCCGCCTCGCCGGCCGTGGCGCCCCGACCGGCCTGGTGCTGCGCCGCCCGGACGGCCAGACGGCGGTCGCCCACCGGGGCACCCCGGTCGTGACGGTGACCGGTGAGCCCTCGGAACTGCTGATGTTCGCCCTCGGCCGGCAGAAGACGGCCGACGTGGAGCTGGAGGGCGACAAGGACGCGATCGCGAAACTGAGCGAGACGAAGCAGCTGGGTCTCTGA
- a CDS encoding MFS transporter, translating into MSVTAVRSGAAAERPAHRDPNVLRWLGAYTSSAIGDNVYYIALSWAAVQAGTPAQAGLVSAASAVPRALLMLGGGVVADRFGPRRVVVGSGAVRCALVLTAAGLLLATSPGLWALGAVAVLFGVVDAVFLPAAGALPALLAPRSQLARVQGMRGLATRLATVLGGPLGGLGVALGGTAGAFGLAALLIGVSLPMLLTIRVGRLPADDDKTRGAVMAELRDGLRRIRRHPVLRPLVLAIALSDLGFVGPMNLGLTLLSQQRGWGSSGMGWVLAGFGTGAGAASLLLALRGWVPRAGLVMAVTAVASSVAIGGLAQVESVAAGACVALCIGLLAGLGGALSGALVQAQTEPAYAGRVISVSTLVSFGVAPLTFPVVGWAVDRWGTGPVFTACAAICALSGIIALCSRPLRRAELPR; encoded by the coding sequence ATGAGCGTCACCGCAGTGCGGTCGGGCGCGGCCGCCGAACGGCCCGCCCACCGCGACCCCAACGTGCTGCGCTGGCTCGGCGCGTACACCTCGTCGGCGATCGGCGACAACGTCTACTACATCGCCCTGTCCTGGGCCGCCGTCCAGGCCGGGACACCCGCGCAGGCCGGGCTCGTCTCGGCCGCCAGTGCCGTGCCCCGCGCCCTGCTGATGCTCGGCGGGGGAGTGGTTGCCGACCGGTTCGGGCCGCGTCGTGTGGTCGTCGGCAGCGGCGCGGTGCGCTGTGCCCTCGTCCTGACCGCCGCCGGGCTGCTCCTCGCGACCAGCCCCGGACTCTGGGCGCTGGGCGCGGTGGCCGTGCTCTTCGGGGTCGTGGACGCCGTCTTCCTGCCCGCCGCGGGCGCTCTCCCCGCCCTGCTGGCCCCCCGGAGCCAGCTCGCCCGGGTCCAGGGCATGCGGGGCCTCGCGACCCGGCTCGCCACCGTCCTCGGCGGCCCGCTCGGCGGCCTGGGCGTGGCCCTCGGCGGTACCGCCGGAGCGTTCGGACTGGCCGCGCTGCTGATCGGGGTGTCCCTGCCGATGCTGCTGACCATACGGGTGGGGCGGTTGCCCGCCGACGACGACAAGACGCGCGGAGCGGTCATGGCCGAACTCCGGGACGGGCTCCGGCGCATCCGCCGGCACCCGGTGCTCCGCCCGTTGGTGCTCGCCATCGCCCTCTCCGACCTGGGGTTCGTCGGACCGATGAACCTCGGCCTGACCCTGCTCTCGCAGCAGCGCGGCTGGGGGTCCTCCGGGATGGGCTGGGTGCTCGCCGGGTTCGGGACCGGCGCGGGTGCGGCGTCCCTGCTGCTCGCCCTGCGGGGGTGGGTGCCGCGCGCCGGACTCGTGATGGCGGTGACGGCCGTCGCGAGCTCGGTGGCCATCGGGGGGCTCGCGCAGGTGGAGTCCGTCGCCGCCGGGGCCTGCGTGGCCCTGTGCATCGGACTGCTGGCCGGGCTGGGCGGGGCCCTGAGCGGCGCGCTGGTGCAGGCGCAGACCGAACCCGCCTACGCCGGTCGTGTCATCTCGGTCTCGACCCTGGTCAGCTTCGGCGTCGCGCCGCTCACCTTCCCGGTGGTCGGCTGGGCCGTCGACCGGTGGGGCACCGGCCCGGTCTTCACGGCCTGCGCCGCGATCTGCGCCCTGAGCGGGATCATCGCCCTCTGCTCCCGGCCGCTGCGCCGCGCCGAGCTGCCGCGCTGA
- a CDS encoding ArsR/SmtB family transcription factor, with amino-acid sequence MASKENRRITDMGTLKALAHPLRMKLYRGLIVARVATASQLAEQVDEAVSLVSYHLRKLAEHGVIEEAPAQSADGRERWWQPASDGVSIRDEDFRGAPEKAAVYTAASRLFSEQRADLYRRYLDERAHWTPEWNRAAESSESAMRLTAGELSELVADMQALFKAYTERGRAAEEAGDTEGRENVAVHTYAFPFRV; translated from the coding sequence ATGGCAAGCAAGGAGAACCGCCGGATCACGGACATGGGCACGCTCAAGGCGCTGGCCCATCCGTTGCGGATGAAGCTCTACCGGGGGCTCATCGTGGCCAGGGTCGCCACCGCCTCCCAGCTGGCGGAGCAGGTGGACGAGGCCGTCTCACTGGTCAGCTACCACCTGCGCAAGCTGGCCGAGCACGGCGTGATCGAGGAGGCGCCGGCACAGAGCGCCGACGGCCGGGAGCGCTGGTGGCAGCCCGCCTCCGACGGGGTCAGCATCCGCGACGAGGACTTCCGCGGCGCGCCCGAGAAGGCCGCTGTGTACACCGCGGCCAGTCGGCTTTTCTCCGAGCAGCGCGCCGACCTGTACCGCCGCTACCTCGACGAACGCGCTCACTGGACGCCCGAGTGGAACCGCGCCGCCGAGTCCTCCGAGTCCGCGATGCGGCTGACGGCCGGTGAGCTGTCCGAGCTGGTCGCGGACATGCAGGCCCTGTTCAAGGCCTACACGGAGCGGGGCCGGGCCGCCGAGGAGGCCGGTGACACCGAAGGCCGCGAGAACGTCGCGGTGCACACGTACGCCTTCCCGTTCCGCGTCTGA
- the hisF gene encoding imidazole glycerol phosphate synthase subunit HisF — protein MTLAVRVIPCLDVDNGRVVKGVNFQNLRDAGDPVEMAKVYDAEGADELTFLDITASSGNRETTYDVVRRTAEQVFIPLTVGGGVRTAEDVDKLLRAGADKVGVNTAAIARPELIREIAERFGRQVLVLSVDARRTPGGTFEVTTHGGRKGTGIDAVEWAHQAAELGAGEILLNSMDADGTKDGYDIEMIEAVRKHVTVPLIASGGAGRLADFPPAIAAGADAVLAASVFHFGDLRIGQVKEALRGAGRPVR, from the coding sequence ATGACCCTGGCCGTACGAGTCATCCCCTGCCTGGACGTGGACAACGGCCGGGTCGTCAAGGGTGTCAACTTCCAGAACCTGCGTGACGCGGGCGACCCCGTCGAGATGGCCAAGGTGTACGACGCCGAGGGCGCCGACGAGCTGACGTTCCTGGACATCACCGCGTCCTCGGGCAACCGCGAGACCACCTACGACGTGGTGCGCCGCACGGCCGAGCAGGTCTTCATCCCGCTCACCGTCGGCGGCGGCGTACGCACCGCCGAGGACGTCGACAAGCTGCTGCGGGCGGGCGCCGACAAGGTCGGGGTCAACACGGCCGCGATCGCCCGGCCCGAGCTCATCCGGGAGATCGCGGAGCGGTTCGGACGGCAGGTGCTGGTGCTGTCGGTGGACGCCAGGCGCACTCCCGGGGGGACCTTCGAGGTCACCACCCACGGCGGGCGCAAGGGCACCGGCATCGACGCGGTCGAGTGGGCCCACCAGGCCGCCGAGCTGGGCGCGGGCGAGATCCTGCTCAACTCGATGGACGCGGACGGCACGAAGGACGGCTACGACATCGAGATGATCGAGGCCGTCCGTAAGCACGTCACCGTGCCGCTCATCGCCAGCGGGGGCGCGGGCCGGCTCGCCGACTTCCCGCCCGCCATCGCCGCGGGCGCCGACGCGGTGCTCGCCGCGTCCGTCTTCCACTTCGGGGATCTGCGGATCGGCCAGGTGAAGGAGGCGCTGCGGGGGGCGGGGCGACCCGTTCGCTGA
- a CDS encoding RidA family protein yields the protein MSDVRRVTTGAPWEDAFGYSRAVELPNGLVLVAGCTSVVDGAIVDGGPYEQAVNSFNAAFAALQQLGLGRDDVVRTRMYITHARDVEEVGRAHKELFDTVRPAASMIIVSGFVDSRLVVEVEVEAFRSGGEDGVSAA from the coding sequence GTGAGCGACGTACGACGTGTCACGACCGGCGCGCCCTGGGAGGACGCCTTCGGCTACTCCCGCGCGGTGGAGCTGCCGAACGGCCTGGTGCTGGTCGCCGGCTGCACCTCCGTGGTCGACGGAGCGATCGTCGACGGCGGCCCGTACGAACAGGCGGTCAACTCCTTCAACGCCGCGTTCGCCGCGTTGCAGCAGCTCGGCCTCGGCCGTGACGACGTCGTCCGTACGCGCATGTACATCACCCACGCGCGGGACGTGGAGGAGGTCGGACGCGCCCACAAGGAGCTGTTCGACACCGTCCGTCCCGCCGCGTCCATGATCATCGTCTCCGGCTTCGTGGACTCGCGACTGGTCGTCGAGGTCGAGGTGGAGGCGTTCCGCTCCGGCGGAGAAGACGGAGTGTCCGCAGCATGA
- the priA gene encoding bifunctional 1-(5-phosphoribosyl)-5-((5-phosphoribosylamino)methylideneamino)imidazole-4-carboxamide isomerase/phosphoribosylanthranilate isomerase PriA: MSKLELLPAVDVRDGQAVRLVHGESGTETSYGSPLEAALAWQSSGAEWLHLVDLDAAFGTGDNRKLIAEVAGAMDIKVELSGGIRDDDTLAAALATGCTRVNLGTAALETPEWVAKVIAEHGDKIAVGLDVRGTTLRGRGWTRDGGDLYETLERLNAEGCARYVVTDIAKDGTLQGPNLELLRNVCAATDRPVVASGGVSSLDDLRAIAELVPLGVEGSIVGKALYAKAFTLEEALEAVAK, encoded by the coding sequence GTGAGCAAGCTCGAACTCCTCCCCGCCGTCGACGTCCGCGACGGCCAGGCCGTCCGTCTCGTGCACGGCGAGTCGGGGACGGAAACTTCTTACGGCTCCCCCCTCGAGGCCGCCCTCGCCTGGCAGAGCTCGGGCGCCGAGTGGCTGCACCTCGTCGACCTGGACGCCGCGTTCGGCACCGGCGACAACCGCAAGCTGATCGCCGAGGTCGCCGGCGCCATGGACATCAAGGTCGAGCTGTCCGGCGGCATCCGCGACGACGACACGCTCGCCGCGGCCCTCGCCACCGGCTGCACCCGGGTCAACCTCGGCACCGCCGCCCTGGAGACCCCCGAGTGGGTCGCCAAGGTCATCGCCGAGCACGGCGACAAGATCGCGGTCGGTCTCGACGTACGCGGCACGACGCTGCGCGGCCGCGGCTGGACCCGCGACGGCGGCGACCTCTACGAGACGCTGGAGCGCCTCAACGCCGAGGGCTGCGCGCGCTATGTCGTCACGGACATCGCCAAGGACGGCACGCTGCAGGGTCCGAACCTGGAGCTGCTGCGCAATGTGTGCGCCGCGACGGACCGCCCGGTGGTCGCGTCGGGCGGGGTCTCCTCCCTGGACGACCTGCGCGCCATCGCCGAGCTCGTGCCGCTGGGCGTCGAGGGCTCCATCGTGGGCAAGGCCCTCTACGCGAAGGCGTTCACCCTGGAAGAGGCCCTGGAGGCGGTAGCCAAGTGA
- the hisH gene encoding imidazole glycerol phosphate synthase subunit HisH, translating to MELTAPKKVVVFDYGFGNVRSAERALARAGAEVEITRDFDKAMNADGLLVPGVGAFAACMKGLKDARGEWIIGRRLSGGRPVMGICVGMQILFARGIEHGVETEGLDEWPGTVEPLQADIVPHMGWNTVEAPAGSRLFSGLDAEARFYFVHSYAVHDWSLEVGNPALRAPLVTWSTHGKPFVAAVENGPLWATQFHPEKSGDAGAQLLTNWIGTL from the coding sequence GTGGAATTGACCGCTCCTAAGAAGGTCGTCGTCTTCGATTACGGCTTCGGGAACGTGCGTTCCGCCGAGCGTGCCCTCGCGCGCGCGGGCGCCGAGGTCGAGATCACGCGTGACTTCGACAAGGCCATGAACGCGGACGGGCTGCTGGTGCCCGGCGTCGGCGCCTTCGCCGCCTGCATGAAGGGCCTCAAGGACGCCCGCGGCGAGTGGATCATCGGCCGCCGGCTGTCCGGTGGCCGCCCGGTGATGGGCATCTGCGTCGGTATGCAGATCCTCTTCGCGCGCGGCATCGAGCACGGCGTGGAGACCGAGGGCCTCGACGAGTGGCCCGGCACGGTCGAGCCGCTCCAGGCCGACATCGTGCCCCACATGGGCTGGAACACGGTCGAGGCCCCGGCCGGCTCCCGGCTCTTCTCGGGGCTCGACGCCGAGGCGCGCTTCTACTTCGTGCACTCCTACGCCGTCCACGACTGGTCCCTGGAAGTCGGCAACCCGGCGCTGCGCGCCCCCCTGGTGACCTGGTCGACGCATGGCAAGCCCTTCGTGGCGGCCGTCGAGAACGGCCCCCTGTGGGCCACGCAGTTCCACCCCGAGAAGTCCGGCGACGCCGGAGCCCAGCTCCTCACCAACTGGATCGGAACACTGTGA
- the hisB gene encoding imidazoleglycerol-phosphate dehydratase HisB, whose translation MSRVGRVERTTKETSVLVEIDLDGSGKVEVSTGVGFYDHMLDQLGRHGLFDLTVKTEGDLHIDSHHTIEDTALALGAAFKQALGDKVGIYRFGNCTVPLDESLAQVTVDLSGRPYLVHTEPENMAPMIGEYDTTMTRHILESFVAQAQIALHVHVPYGRNAHHIVECQFKALARALRYASERDPRAAGILPSTKGAL comes from the coding sequence ATGAGCCGCGTCGGAAGAGTGGAGCGCACGACCAAGGAGACGTCGGTCCTCGTCGAGATCGATCTCGACGGGTCCGGCAAGGTCGAGGTGTCGACGGGCGTCGGCTTCTACGACCACATGCTCGACCAGCTCGGCCGGCACGGTCTGTTCGACCTGACCGTGAAGACCGAGGGCGACCTGCACATCGACTCGCACCACACCATCGAGGACACCGCCCTCGCGCTCGGCGCCGCCTTCAAGCAGGCACTCGGCGACAAGGTGGGCATCTACCGCTTCGGCAACTGCACGGTCCCGCTGGACGAGTCCCTCGCCCAGGTGACCGTCGACCTGTCGGGCCGCCCGTACCTCGTGCACACCGAGCCCGAGAACATGGCGCCGATGATCGGCGAGTACGACACGACGATGACCCGGCACATCCTGGAGTCCTTCGTCGCCCAGGCCCAGATCGCACTGCACGTGCACGTGCCCTACGGGCGCAACGCGCACCACATCGTGGAGTGCCAGTTCAAGGCGCTCGCCCGGGCGCTGCGCTACGCCTCCGAGCGCGACCCGCGCGCCGCCGGCATCCTCCCCTCCACGAAGGGCGCGCTGTAA
- a CDS encoding histidinol-phosphate transaminase → MTGIDDLPVRDELRGKSPYGAPQLDVPVRLNTNENPYPLPEPLVERIAERVREAARNLNRYPDRDAVELRTELAKYLTRTGGHRVDVENVWAANGSNEVIQQLLQTFGGPGRTAIGFEPSYSMHALIARGTGTAWISGPRGEDFTIDRAAAERAIAESRPDVVFITTPNNPTGNAVPRETVLALYEAAQAAKPSMVVVDEAYIEFSHGDSLLPLIEGRPNLVVSRTMSKAFGAAGLRLGYLAAHPAVVDAVQLVRLPYHLSAVAQATALAALEHTDTLLGYVEQLKAERDRLVAELRAIGYEVTESDANFVQFGRFDGEGGSHEAWQKILDRGVLVRDNGVPGWLRVSAGTPAENDAFLDAVRELKKEQSA, encoded by the coding sequence GTGACCGGTATCGACGATCTTCCCGTACGGGACGAGCTGCGCGGCAAGTCCCCCTACGGCGCGCCCCAACTCGACGTGCCCGTACGGCTGAACACCAACGAGAACCCGTACCCGCTGCCCGAACCGCTCGTCGAGCGGATCGCCGAGCGGGTCCGCGAGGCCGCCCGCAACCTCAACCGCTACCCCGACCGCGACGCGGTGGAGCTCCGTACGGAGCTGGCCAAGTACCTGACGAGGACCGGCGGCCACCGGGTCGACGTCGAGAACGTCTGGGCGGCCAACGGCTCGAACGAGGTCATCCAGCAGCTGCTGCAGACCTTCGGCGGCCCCGGCCGTACGGCGATCGGCTTCGAGCCCTCGTACTCGATGCACGCGCTCATCGCGCGCGGTACCGGCACGGCCTGGATCTCGGGTCCCCGCGGCGAGGACTTCACGATCGACCGGGCCGCCGCCGAGCGGGCCATCGCCGAGAGCCGCCCGGACGTCGTCTTCATCACCACCCCGAACAACCCCACGGGCAACGCGGTGCCGCGCGAGACGGTCCTCGCGCTGTACGAGGCCGCGCAGGCCGCCAAGCCGTCCATGGTCGTGGTCGACGAGGCGTACATCGAGTTCAGCCACGGCGACTCGCTGCTGCCGCTGATCGAAGGCCGGCCGAATCTCGTCGTGTCGCGGACGATGTCGAAGGCGTTCGGCGCGGCCGGACTGCGCCTCGGCTATCTCGCCGCGCACCCCGCGGTCGTCGACGCGGTCCAGCTCGTACGGCTGCCCTACCACCTGTCGGCCGTCGCGCAGGCCACCGCCCTGGCCGCCCTGGAGCACACCGACACGCTGCTCGGGTACGTCGAGCAGCTGAAGGCCGAGCGGGACCGCCTGGTCGCCGAACTGCGTGCGATCGGGTACGAGGTGACCGAGTCCGACGCGAACTTCGTCCAGTTCGGGCGATTCGACGGCGAGGGTGGCTCCCACGAGGCCTGGCAGAAGATCCTCGACCGGGGCGTCCTGGTCCGGGACAACGGCGTACCGGGATGGCTGCGGGTCTCCGCCGGCACCCCGGCCGAAAACGACGCGTTCCTGGACGCGGTCCGTGAGTTGAAGAAGGAGCAGAGCGCATGA
- the hisD gene encoding histidinol dehydrogenase, with product MARIDLRGDALPEGSALRDLLPRADFDVQAALEKVRPICEAVHHRGDAALIDYAEKFDGVRLESVRVPARALAEALEQLDPAVRAALEESIRRARLVHREQRRAAHTTQVVPGGSVTEKWVPVERVGLYAPGGRSVYPSSVIMNAVPAQEAGVASMALASPPQKEFGGLPHPTILAACALLGIDEVYAVGGAQAVAMFAHGTESCPPANMVTGPGNIWVAAAKRYFTGKIGIDTEAGPTEIAILADETADPVHVASDLISQAEHDPLAAAVLVTDSVELAEAVEKELEPQVAATKHIEDRIVPALSGRQSAIVLVDGVDEGLRVVDAYGAEHLEIQTADAAAVADRVKNAGAIFVGAWAPVSLGDYCAGSNHVLPTGGCACHSSGLSVQSFLRGIHIVDYTRDALAEVAHHVVTLAEAEDLPAHGAAIKARFGWKVPESK from the coding sequence ATGGCCCGAATCGATCTGCGCGGCGACGCCCTCCCCGAGGGCTCCGCCCTGCGCGACCTGCTGCCCCGAGCCGACTTCGACGTTCAGGCCGCCCTGGAGAAGGTGCGTCCGATCTGCGAGGCCGTGCATCATCGTGGCGACGCGGCGCTGATCGACTACGCGGAGAAATTCGACGGGGTGCGGCTGGAATCCGTACGGGTTCCGGCCCGGGCCCTCGCCGAGGCCCTGGAACAGCTCGACCCGGCCGTGCGCGCGGCCCTGGAGGAGTCCATCCGCCGCGCCCGCCTGGTCCACCGCGAGCAGCGCCGCGCCGCGCACACCACCCAGGTCGTGCCGGGCGGCTCGGTCACCGAGAAGTGGGTGCCGGTCGAACGCGTCGGCCTGTACGCGCCCGGTGGACGTTCGGTCTACCCCTCGTCCGTGATCATGAACGCGGTTCCGGCGCAGGAGGCCGGAGTCGCCTCCATGGCGCTCGCCTCCCCGCCGCAAAAGGAGTTCGGGGGGCTCCCGCACCCCACGATCCTCGCCGCCTGCGCCCTCCTCGGTATCGACGAGGTGTACGCGGTCGGCGGCGCCCAGGCCGTCGCGATGTTCGCGCACGGCACGGAGTCCTGCCCGCCCGCCAACATGGTCACCGGTCCCGGCAACATCTGGGTCGCCGCCGCCAAGCGCTATTTCACGGGCAAGATCGGCATCGACACCGAGGCCGGTCCCACCGAGATCGCGATCCTCGCGGACGAGACCGCCGACCCGGTGCACGTGGCCTCCGACCTGATCAGCCAGGCCGAGCACGACCCGCTCGCCGCCGCCGTCCTCGTCACGGACTCCGTCGAGCTGGCGGAGGCGGTCGAGAAGGAGCTGGAGCCGCAGGTCGCGGCCACCAAGCACATCGAGGACCGGATCGTCCCCGCGCTCAGCGGCAGGCAGTCCGCGATCGTCCTCGTCGACGGCGTGGACGAGGGCCTGCGGGTCGTCGACGCGTACGGCGCCGAGCACCTGGAGATCCAGACGGCGGACGCTGCCGCCGTCGCCGACCGGGTGAAGAACGCGGGCGCGATCTTCGTCGGCGCCTGGGCGCCGGTGTCGCTGGGCGACTACTGCGCGGGCTCCAACCACGTGCTGCCCACCGGCGGCTGCGCCTGCCACTCCTCGGGGCTGAGCGTCCAGTCCTTCCTGCGCGGGATCCACATCGTGGACTACACGCGCGACGCCCTCGCCGAGGTGGCGCACCACGTGGTGACGCTCGCGGAGGCGGAGGACCTGCCGGCCCACGGGGCGGCGATCAAGGCTCGTTTCGGGTGGAAGGTTCCAGAGAGCAAGTGA